The genomic stretch GCTCATCAATATGGTTTTAAACGAATTTTTACTTGTTTATTATCAGTAAACGGTGACAAGGAACAAATTATCAAAGAGTTCAAAGAAATAATTGATTATGCAAATAGTTTAGAGATGGAAGTGCTTGTTGACATTGCACCCCGAGTATTTGGTACTTTAAATATTTCATACAATGATCTATCATTTTTTGCTGATTTAGGTGCTTACGGTATTAGACTCGATATGGGATTTACTGGGAATGAAGAGTCAATTATGACTTATAATCCTTACGGGTTAAAAATCGAAATTAATATGAGCAATGCTACAAAATATTTAGAGAATATATTAGCTTATAAACCTAACCAGTCAAATTTAATCGGATCTCACAATTTTTATCCACATCGTTACGCAGGTTTAAGCTATTCACATTTTGTAAAATGTAGTGAAGAATTTAAAAAGCATGGAATTCGCACAGCTGCATTTATTAATTCACAAGCTGCAACATACGGTCCATGGCCAGTATCAGAAGGTCTTTGTTCTTTAGAAATGCATCGTAATTTATCGGTTGTAACCCAAGCAAAGCATTTATTTTACTCAGACTTAATTGATGACGTCATTATTGCAAATGCATACGCGTCTGAAGAAGAATTCAAACAGCTTGCAGAACTTAACAATAACGGCAAAGATTTATTTACTTTAACGATTGATCTACATGATTCAATTACAGATTTAGAAAAAAAGATTGTTTTAGATGAATTTCATTTTTATCGAGGGGACGTATCAGATTACCTAATTCGTTCAACGCAATCTCGTGTTAAATACAGAGACGAGGAATTTAAACCAACTTATACACCACAGATTCGTAGAGGAGATATTTTAATCGAAAATGAATTATATGGTCAGTATAAAGGTGAATTGCAAATAGCACTACAGGATATGGAGAATTCAGGGAAAACAAATGTAGTCGGACGCATTGTCGAAGAAGAAATTTTCCTACTAGATTTCTTGCATCCATGGAGTAAATTTCAGTTTAAAGAAAACTAAATAATCAGTATTTCAAAAAGGTGTGAAATTTTTTTTTACGTCTTTTTGAAATTTTATTTCACTTTTTTTCGGAAAATATTGAAATTTATTTTTGGTAGGAATATAATAGCCTCATAGAAAACGATTTCAATTTTTTGAATCTTTTATTTTATCGAAATTAAATTAGGAGGATATAACTATGAAAGTATTATTTGTATGTGCAGGCGGAATGTCTAGTGCAATTGTTGTAAACGCTTTAAAAAAAGAGGGAGAAAAGAACGGATTAAGTCTAGATGTTTTAGCAGTAGGAACGCAAGAGTTTGCTGAAGAAGTTAAGAATGGTTGGGATGTAGCGATGGTTGCACCACAAGTTAGACACCGTTTTGATGGATTTAAAGCTTCATCTGATGAGGCGAATGTACCTTGTGCAGTAATTCCACCTCAAGCATATAGTCCACTTGGAGGGTCAACTTTATTAAAATTAGTTCAAGAATTAGTTAAATAGTTTAGTAATTTAATAAAAAGGGAGAAGAATAAATGGATAAGTTTATTGCATTTTTGGAAAACAATCTATCAACACCAATGGCAAAACTATCTGAACAGAAGCATTTACGCGCGATTCGTGATGGAGTAGTCTCAGCGTTGCCATTTATCATTTTTGGAAGTTTATTCTTAATTATTGCCTTTCCACCAGTTCCTGCAGATTCTGCAGTTGGGGTATGGGCAGCAAAACATGCGGCGGACATTTTAATTCCGTACCGACTTACAATGTACATGATGACCGTTTATATTACCTTTGGAATCGGGTATAGCTTATCTCAAAGTTATAAACTAGATCCACTTTCTGGTGCATTATTAGCTGGCTCCGCGTTTTTATTTACAACTGGGGTTCAAATGATTGATAAAGTAGGATTTGTGTTACCGATGGCTAACATGGGTGGTCATGGACTTTTCGTTGGTATGATTACATCGATCTTTGCAGTTGAAGTATTACGTTTTTGTAAAACCAAAAATATTACAATTAAAATGCCTGCTTCAGTGCCAAGTTCTGTAGCGCGTTCTTTTGAAGCACTTATACCTGTAACAGTTGTTTTAACAGTAATGACTTTAATTACAGTTGTATTTAAAGTTGATACACATTCTCTTGTAGACAAAGCTGTTGCTCCTCTAATTAGCGCTGGTGATTCACTACCAGGTGTATTAGTACCCGTATTCTTAATTACATTTTTCTGGGCATTTGGTATCCATGGGGTATCGGTAGTAGGTGCAGTTGCACGTCCCGTTTGGGAAGTTTATATAGCTAATAACTCTGCAGCAGTTGCAGCTGGGAAAGTTGGTAGTCAATTACCACATATTGCCCCTGAAACTTTCTTCCAATGGTTTATTTGGATTGGTGGTTCAGGTGCAACACTAGGTCTAGTAATTGCTATGTTAATTGCAGGGAAATCTAGTTACTCAAAAGCTCTTGGAAGAACTACTATTATCCCGAGTATTTTTAACATTAATGAGCCAGTCATTTTCGGTATGCCAATTGTATTAAATCCTGTACTAATTATTCCATTTATGATCGTTCCAATAATTGGTGCTACGGTTGCTTATCTAGCAACTGCAGCTGGATTAGTTAATCCAACTTACGTAACGGTTCCATGGACTTTGCCTGCTCCAATAGGTGCATATTTATCAACAGGTGGAGATTGGAGAGCTATTATTCTAGTAGTAATCAATTTGACTATATCTGTTGTAATCTATTTACCATTCTTTAAAATGTACGATAAAAAATTGTTAGCACAAGAATCGGCTACAATCGAAATCGATAAAGATGTAAAAATGTCTGTATAAATTCATAGTAAAGGGAGTTTGGGATCATAGATTCCAGCTTCCTTTATTTATTACTAAATAAGCAAGAAAGGAAGCTTAACATGAACACTACAAAGAATCTTCATTTTTTTAGTTATAAAGGTGCTTTTGTATTTTTTATATTTATTCTTGCGTTTAATCTTATCTTTAATCCAGTTCTACTATTTATTGGAACGAGCAAAGATCTTGCAGTATTTATTACGAATAGCATAGGTCTGAGTGTAGGACTTACAAGCGTGATTGTATTTATTGAAGGTAAGTTTAAGAATAAGAAACAAGCTTCAATCTTATTTTTTATATTATTAGTTTTCTGCACCGTGACTTGCTATATTGTTGTTTTCAATTCATAAGAAAAAATATGAAATGAAGGTGTATTCAAAATGAATAACAAAAGCGGAATTAAAATCGTAACAATAGGTGGAGGCTCAAGTTATACTCCAGAATTAGTTGAAGGATTTATAAAAAGATATAATGAACTACCTGTTAGTGAGCTTTGGTTAGTTGATATAGAAGCAGGTAAAGAAAAGCTAGAAATTGTCGGTAATTTGGCTAAACGAATGGTAAAAGAAGCAGGAGTTCCAATGGAAATTCATTTGACTCTTGATCGAAAATTAGCTTTAAAGGATGCTGACTTTGTAACGACCCAAATGCGTGTAGGATTATTAGAAGCAAGAATTAAAGATGAACGTATTCCTCTGCAACTCGGTATGATTGGTCAAGAAACGAATGGTGCAGGTGGTTTATTTAAAGGCTTAAGAACAATTCCTATCTTACTTGAGATTGCAAAAGAAATGCAGCAACTATGCCCAGAAGCTTGGTTGATTAACTTTACAAATCCGACTGGCATGGTGACAGAGGCTTTGCTTCGTTATAGCAATCATAAAAAAGTAATCGGTGTTTGTAATGTACCAATTAATATGACGATGACAATTGCTAATTTATTAGAAGTGGACAAAAGTCGTGTACATATCGATTTTGCTGGATTAAATCATATGGTTTACGGACTACATGTTTATGTTGATGGAAAAGAAGTGACAAAGCGTGTTTTAGAGCTATTGGCAGATCCAGCTATACAAATGACGATGAAAAATATCGCACCATTACCATGGCAAAAAGAATTTCTAATGTCATTAGGAGTCCTTCCTTGTCCATACCATCGATACTATTACAAAACTAAACATATATTAGATGAAGAATTAGAATCATTCAAAACTGGTACTACTAGAGCAGAAGTTGTTAAGAAATTGGAAGATGACTTATTTGAATTATATAAAGATGAAAACTTAGCAATTAAACCGCCACAGCTTGAAAAACGAGGTGGAGCATATTATAGTGATGCTGCTTGTAGCTTAATTACTTCTATATATAATGACAAAAAGGATATCCAAGTATTAAACGTTCAAAACAATGGTTCAATACAAGGGATTCCAAATGAGTCAGCTGTAGAAGTAAATTGTATTGTTACAAAGCAAGGTCCAATTCCAATTTCAGTCGGTGAATTACCACCTCAAATAAATGGTTTAGTTCAGCAGATTAAATCATTCGAACGAGTTGGGGCAAAAGCAGCCGTTACTGGATCTTATGAGTTGGCTTTACTAGCTTTAACAATTAATCCTTTAGTACCAAGTGATGAAGCTGCAAAGGACGTTTTAGACACATTATTAGATGCTCATAAAGAGTACTTACCATTATTCTTTAAAGATAAATTGGTAGTTCAATAACGATTAAAATAAATAAACAACTAAGGGGATCATGAAGATGAATATGACTAACGAACAAGAAATTTTTGAAATTATATCACACGGTGGAAATGCAAGATCACTAGCTTATGAAGCATTAGAAGCTGCGGAAAAAAATGATTTTGAAACGGCCGATCGTTTAATTGAAGAGTCCCACGAAGAAATCGGTCATGCACATAAAACACAAACGACTTTAATACAAGCTGAATTAAACGGTCAACCATGCGAAAAATCTTTACTGATGATCCATGCACAGGATCATTTAATGACAGCAATGAGCGAGCAAAAGTTAATCGAGCACATCATTCGCTTGCATAAAAAATTAGCTGAAAAATAATAGTTATATAGATAGAGTATAGATAGAGATGGTGGGGGACAGCCTGGTGAAATATATAATTAGTCTTGACGGTGGAGGAACTAAGTCAGAAGCAGTTGCTTATGATTTAGAAGGCAATGTTATTAGCCAAGGTTACTCTGGTTTTAGTAATCTACTAATTAATGAAAAAGATGGAATTAATCACATTATAGAAGCGATTGAAAAATGTTTAGGCACTTTATCAAAGGAAAATTGTCTATTTCTATTTATAGGAATTGCTGGAATTGGTGGAGTTAAAGATCGAAGTCCTTTAGAAAAAGCATTAAATGATGCCTTTCAGATTCCTTTTAAAATTGTAAATGACGCGCAAATTGCCCATGCGGCAATGCTTAATGGGCAAAGCGGTGTATTGACAATTGCCGGTACTGGGTCAATTTGTATTGGAATGCATAAAGAACATACAATTACAGCGGGTGGATGGGGACATCTACTTGGAGATGAAGGAAGCGGTTATTGGATTTGTATGGAAGTTTTTAAAAAAATTACGCAAGAATTTGATGAAGGCATTCCGTTAAGTTATTTATCTTTAAAAATGCTAGAAAGATTACAGCTAAAAGAAGCTGATGGACTCAAAAAATATATTTATCATAATATAAAAGCTGAGATTGCATCTCATGTTCCATTCATTGTTGAAATGGCGAATTTGGGTGATCTAATGGCCTTAACAGTACTAGAAAGAGCTGGTCAACATCTTGGAAAAACGACAATCCATGCGATAAAAAAATTAAGCCTTCGAGAAGAGCCTCGAGTTGCTATTAAAGGAAGTATTCTTCAAAGAATACCAGTTGTTCAGAAAACGTTTATTCAAACAATTCATGAGCAATATCCAACAATACTATTCTATACAGAAGATGTTTCCTCGACGTTTGGAGGATATCTTCTAGCGATGAAAGAATTAAATAATTATTAAAAGCAGGAATAGTTTAAGTGCAGGGAGAACTGGAAATGCATTTAATAGAATATCCTTTCCTTCATCCTTAACCCCTGCCCTTTTATTCCTGAACTTAAGGGGTGGTATTGTGTTAGAGGATTTAACAACTGAAATTAGAAATGAGCGTACAAGTAAACTAGATGAGTTAAGTGTTGATGAATTTTTAAAGATAATGAATGAAGAAGATCAAAAAGTAGCATTGGCAGTAAAAGAAGAGATCCCGATGATTTCGAAAGTCGTTCAGTTAGTAGTTGAAGCATTTCGAAATGGAGGCCGTTTAATCTATACAGGTGCTGGTACAAGTGGAAGAATTGGACTTTTAGATGCAGTAGAGTGCCCACCTACATTTGGAACTGATCCTAGTGAAGTAGTTGGCTTAATTGCAGGGGGAGAAAGAGCATTTATTAAAGCAGTTGAAGGTGCTGAAGATAGCGAGGAGCTTGGCAAAGAGGACCTTCAAAGTATATCACTTACTAAAAATGATATCGTTATCGGTATTGCTGCATCTGGTAGAACGCCTTATGTAATAGGTGCTTTAAAATATGCTAACGAGATTGGAGCAAAAACCGTCGCTATAGCATGCAATAAAGAATCGAAAATTGGAGAGGTTGCGATACATAAAATTGAAGTAGATAACGGTCCAGAAGTATTAACTGGCTCTACTCGATTAAAAGCGGGAACATCTCAAAAATTAATTTGTAATATGATTTCAACTGCTTCAATGATCGGTATCGGAAAAGTATATAAAAACCTAATGGTAGACTTGCAATTGACGAATATTAAACTAGTTGATCGAGCGAAAAGAATAATTGTAGAAGCAACTGGATGTGATTATGAAACAGCAAGTCATTATTTAGTGAAAGCACATAATCAAACGAAGATAGCAATCGTCATGATTTTAACAGGAATGAATTATGAAGAAGCCATTAAGAGTTTGAAAAAAGCTAGTGGTTTCATTAGCAAAGTAGTGAAAAATTAAGTAGAGCGGCAACTAGTAAATCGCTTACTAGCTTGTCGCTTTTCTTTTCGTGGCAAAATTGTATTCAATTTTTATACTATATAATTTATAATTTGTTTAGATTGTATTCATGCGAAAAAGAGTGGAATACAATATTTTTCGGTTTAAAATTTTCATAATTCTTAATTTTATATAAATACAAAGAGAGTTGAGTAGATTAAATGAATGCATTAAACGGCGGTTTAATCATGTTAAAAGAAATGCTATATAAACTTCCTCCATCTGAAAGAAGAGCAGCCAAATATATTATCGAAAATCCAGAAAAATCAATTCAATATACAGTTTTTGAGCTTGCAGAAAAAAGTCAAACAAGTAATTCAGCCATTATTAGATTATGTCGTTCACTAGGCCTAAAAGGGTTTCAGGAGCTAAAGCTACGCATTGCAGGTGATATTATCACGACAACTGAGACAGGTTCAAGAGATATTAATTCAGGAGAATCAACTGCATCCATCGTAATAAAAATGATGAATAATAATATTCAAGCTATTAAAGATACTAGCGATATTATTAATGTTAGTGATTTAGAAGAAGCTGTACAAGCTCTAACAAAAGCTAGAAATATTTACTTCTTTGGTGTCGGAGGATCAATGGTAGTTGCATTAGACGCCCAGCAAAAGTTTTTACGTATTAAGAAATATACATCTGCATTTACTGACTTACATTCGTTAGCTGTACAAATAGCAAACCACGAAGAAAATGACGTATTAGTTGGAATATCGTTTTCCGGTGAAACATGGGAAGTTCAAAAAGCTCTTCAAATAGCTAAGGAAAATGGTGTAAATACAATTAGTATTACTGGTTTTGGTTCTAATTCAGTTTCGAACCTATCAGATATAAAGTTATTCAATTCTCCACACCGAGAAGCGACATTTCGAAGTGGAGCAACGTCTTCAAGGATGGCTCAACTACACGTAATTGATATTTTATTTATTGCTGTTGCGACACAAGAATACGATCAAACAATTCAGTATATTGACCAAACAAGGACGGCTATTTCATCATTAAAAAAATAAAGATGATAAAAGTAATGAAAGATCGATAATGCTGACGGAAATTTTAAAATATTTGTATCCTCAATTTATTTGAGATATAATACGTTAAACCATTTCTTTACCAGGATCCACGTTAGATAGCCCTTATTCTATTTTGGAATAAGGGTTTTTTGATTTTGCACATTAAGAAAATATAAATTGGAAGGTGGTGAAGGTCAGTCGACGTAGATGCCAATTTTAGGTATAAGTATAAGTGCAACTACCCCTCTGTCTTCGCCTAAGGCTCGCCAATCGGCGAGTTTTCTTTATAAACATAAAAAAGTCAGATTCTACTATGGAGAATCTGACTTTTATTAATTATGCTTTTTTAACGTTAGTTGCTTGTGGACCGCGTTGACCTTGTTCTACTTCAAAAGTAACTGCTTGTCCTTCATCTAATGATTTGAAACCATCAGTTTGAATTGCTGAGAAGTGTACGAATACATCATCACCATTTTCACGCTCGATGAATCCAAAACCTTTTTCTGCATTAAACCATTTTACTTTACCATGTTCCATTAATGTAACCTCCTTGTGCTGCTTATGCACATTGTAATAGTTAAATTTTAACAATTTTATTAAAGATAAGCAAATTTCTCTGAAAAATAATTTATTAATTAATTTTAGCGACTTGTTAAAAGTCCATTTTAAAAGAGCAAAATGAATGAGTTTGATAAAACTTTGAGCATGATATCAAACGGTTCTATTTTCCATTTTTTTTAATGTCTAAAAAATTTTTTTTGGAGCTATTTATGCTAGGAAACCTTGTCATATCAACGAATTTTAAGGATGGACAAATTATGTCCATAGGGTGGGGGAAGTCCCTGGAGAAATGCTGATTCGAACGTGTTATAGTGTGCTTAGGAGGT from Arthrobacter citreus encodes the following:
- a CDS encoding cold-shock protein produces the protein MEHGKVKWFNAEKGFGFIERENGDDVFVHFSAIQTDGFKSLDEGQAVTFEVEQGQRGPQATNVKKA
- a CDS encoding PTS sugar transporter subunit IIB, which encodes MKVLFVCAGGMSSAIVVNALKKEGEKNGLSLDVLAVGTQEFAEEVKNGWDVAMVAPQVRHRFDGFKASSDEANVPCAVIPPQAYSPLGGSTLLKLVQELVK
- a CDS encoding PTS lactose/cellobiose transporter subunit IIA — its product is MNMTNEQEIFEIISHGGNARSLAYEALEAAEKNDFETADRLIEESHEEIGHAHKTQTTLIQAELNGQPCEKSLLMIHAQDHLMTAMSEQKLIEHIIRLHKKLAEK
- a CDS encoding PTS sugar transporter subunit IIC; translated protein: MDKFIAFLENNLSTPMAKLSEQKHLRAIRDGVVSALPFIIFGSLFLIIAFPPVPADSAVGVWAAKHAADILIPYRLTMYMMTVYITFGIGYSLSQSYKLDPLSGALLAGSAFLFTTGVQMIDKVGFVLPMANMGGHGLFVGMITSIFAVEVLRFCKTKNITIKMPASVPSSVARSFEALIPVTVVLTVMTLITVVFKVDTHSLVDKAVAPLISAGDSLPGVLVPVFLITFFWAFGIHGVSVVGAVARPVWEVYIANNSAAVAAGKVGSQLPHIAPETFFQWFIWIGGSGATLGLVIAMLIAGKSSYSKALGRTTIIPSIFNINEPVIFGMPIVLNPVLIIPFMIVPIIGATVAYLATAAGLVNPTYVTVPWTLPAPIGAYLSTGGDWRAIILVVINLTISVVIYLPFFKMYDKKLLAQESATIEIDKDVKMSV
- a CDS encoding 6-phospho-beta-glucosidase, with amino-acid sequence MNNKSGIKIVTIGGGSSYTPELVEGFIKRYNELPVSELWLVDIEAGKEKLEIVGNLAKRMVKEAGVPMEIHLTLDRKLALKDADFVTTQMRVGLLEARIKDERIPLQLGMIGQETNGAGGLFKGLRTIPILLEIAKEMQQLCPEAWLINFTNPTGMVTEALLRYSNHKKVIGVCNVPINMTMTIANLLEVDKSRVHIDFAGLNHMVYGLHVYVDGKEVTKRVLELLADPAIQMTMKNIAPLPWQKEFLMSLGVLPCPYHRYYYKTKHILDEELESFKTGTTRAEVVKKLEDDLFELYKDENLAIKPPQLEKRGGAYYSDAACSLITSIYNDKKDIQVLNVQNNGSIQGIPNESAVEVNCIVTKQGPIPISVGELPPQINGLVQQIKSFERVGAKAAVTGSYELALLALTINPLVPSDEAAKDVLDTLLDAHKEYLPLFFKDKLVVQ
- a CDS encoding ATPase; translation: MKYIISLDGGGTKSEAVAYDLEGNVISQGYSGFSNLLINEKDGINHIIEAIEKCLGTLSKENCLFLFIGIAGIGGVKDRSPLEKALNDAFQIPFKIVNDAQIAHAAMLNGQSGVLTIAGTGSICIGMHKEHTITAGGWGHLLGDEGSGYWICMEVFKKITQEFDEGIPLSYLSLKMLERLQLKEADGLKKYIYHNIKAEIASHVPFIVEMANLGDLMALTVLERAGQHLGKTTIHAIKKLSLREEPRVAIKGSILQRIPVVQKTFIQTIHEQYPTILFYTEDVSSTFGGYLLAMKELNNY
- a CDS encoding DUF871 domain-containing protein — translated: MKKLGISIYPEHSTVEKDKAYIKLAHQYGFKRIFTCLLSVNGDKEQIIKEFKEIIDYANSLEMEVLVDIAPRVFGTLNISYNDLSFFADLGAYGIRLDMGFTGNEESIMTYNPYGLKIEINMSNATKYLENILAYKPNQSNLIGSHNFYPHRYAGLSYSHFVKCSEEFKKHGIRTAAFINSQAATYGPWPVSEGLCSLEMHRNLSVVTQAKHLFYSDLIDDVIIANAYASEEEFKQLAELNNNGKDLFTLTIDLHDSITDLEKKIVLDEFHFYRGDVSDYLIRSTQSRVKYRDEEFKPTYTPQIRRGDILIENELYGQYKGELQIALQDMENSGKTNVVGRIVEEEIFLLDFLHPWSKFQFKEN
- the murQ gene encoding N-acetylmuramic acid 6-phosphate etherase, with product MLEDLTTEIRNERTSKLDELSVDEFLKIMNEEDQKVALAVKEEIPMISKVVQLVVEAFRNGGRLIYTGAGTSGRIGLLDAVECPPTFGTDPSEVVGLIAGGERAFIKAVEGAEDSEELGKEDLQSISLTKNDIVIGIAASGRTPYVIGALKYANEIGAKTVAIACNKESKIGEVAIHKIEVDNGPEVLTGSTRLKAGTSQKLICNMISTASMIGIGKVYKNLMVDLQLTNIKLVDRAKRIIVEATGCDYETASHYLVKAHNQTKIAIVMILTGMNYEEAIKSLKKASGFISKVVKN
- a CDS encoding MurR/RpiR family transcriptional regulator, producing MLKEMLYKLPPSERRAAKYIIENPEKSIQYTVFELAEKSQTSNSAIIRLCRSLGLKGFQELKLRIAGDIITTTETGSRDINSGESTASIVIKMMNNNIQAIKDTSDIINVSDLEEAVQALTKARNIYFFGVGGSMVVALDAQQKFLRIKKYTSAFTDLHSLAVQIANHEENDVLVGISFSGETWEVQKALQIAKENGVNTISITGFGSNSVSNLSDIKLFNSPHREATFRSGATSSRMAQLHVIDILFIAVATQEYDQTIQYIDQTRTAISSLKK